A region from the Chelmon rostratus isolate fCheRos1 chromosome 6, fCheRos1.pri, whole genome shotgun sequence genome encodes:
- the LOC121608411 gene encoding C-C motif chemokine 4-like, protein MRTLCFALGLLLLAVCCCDAMPQALRYSTAPGNCCFNVYTQKIPLKFVSSITKTHSSCLKQAFIVQTMKGRQICYSQTFQWALDVYNQLYNTEGSGLQL, encoded by the exons ATGAGGACTCTCTGCTTCGCtctggggctgctgctgctcgccGTCTGCTGCTGCGACGCCATGC CTCAAGCTCTGCGGTACAGCACGGCACCTGGGAACTGCTGCTTCAACGTTTACACCCAAAAGATACCATTAAAGTTCGTATCTAGCATAACCAAGACCCACAGCTCCTGTCTAAAGCAGGCATTCAT AGTCCAGACTATGAAAGGAAGACAGATCTGCTACAGTCAGACTTTCCAGTGGGCTCTGGATGTCTACAATCAGCTGTACAACACTGAGGGCAGTGGTCTGCAGCTCTGA
- the znf276 gene encoding zinc finger protein 276 isoform X2: MKKKSRRPRSSRTQTTVSGSEEKRPPGNRGRPRKTVPATTDSFHHDNTAKDEAGKLDLSVTSAENPQKHPESKSKSSGRLSTAVCRLCHGKFSPRSLRHAFNTWPQDSIDIVDDESDAMAQSPLLFHTDFQRLVGVQLDRDPRLSEFICKKCHAKFYKCHSILIRFLQRVNLPPVGKENLKSQKLLKCPESSVSHGSTTPPSFTSDPKCLHSLVSWAHHHGEACRSCPDLKEVLEDQCWGSVKAVWSCVDGHRYIMDTQCAAATNPGYTMNLSSGALGSGNGDGVMSEEEEQEEEDGEEKPSRNERTPVGSISTLAQHSPPAVTAQTQSSALAHWTSNTEDFTGHDEALSPAPAQLEDRAADSDLSDRVISEDDFEESRKGVLSDDELFEPYSDKRARRVTVPNKRRRSPVAPEEPKIKKKPGPKPGWKNKFKPKGEELPNIYKCPYQGCTAVYRAPDGLKKHIKEHHEEVRERPCPHPGCNKVFMIDRYLQRHVKLIHTEERNYICDQCGQTFKQRKHLSVHQMRHSGAKPLQCEVCGFQCRQRASLKYHMTKHKAEADLEFACLMCGKRFEKAHNLNVHMSMVHPLTQAEAQRGSSQQQQPPLYSDLHTITLTGEVVQQDQDR; the protein is encoded by the exons atgaagaagaaaagcagacgTCCGAGGTCCAGCAGGACACAGACAACAGTGAGTGGCAGTGAGGAGAAGAGGCCGccaggaaacagaggaagaccTCGGAAGACTGTCCCTGCGACCACAGACAGTTTCCACCATGATAACACTGCAAAAGACGAGGCCGGCAAGTTGGACCTCAGTGTGACATCAGCtgaaaacccacaaaaacatcCCGAGAGCAAGTCCAAATCTTCAG GTAGACTGTCAACCGCTGTTTGTCGGCTCTGTCATGGGAAGTTCTCTCCACGCAGCCTCCGGCACGCCTTCAACACGTGGCCTCAGGATTCCATTGATATTGTTGATGATGAGTCAGATGCCATGGCCCAGTCCCCCCTTTTGTTCCACACAGACTTCCAGCGACTGGTCGGGGTCCAGTTGGATCGTGACCCCCGGCTATCTGAGTTTATCTGCAAGAAATGCCACGCAAAGTTCTACAAGTGCCACAGCATCCTGATCAGGTTCCTGCAGAGAGTCAACCTCCCACCAGTTGGGAAAGAGAACCTGAAAAGCCA gaaGCTTCTGAAGTGCCCAGAGTCCTCAGTAAGCCATGGCTCAACAA CACCACCATCCTTTACCTCAGACCCTAAGTGCCTCCACAGCCTCGTGTCCTGGGCTCACCACCATGGAGAGGCCTGCCGCTCCTGCCCCGATCTGaaggaggtgctggaggaccAGTGCTGGGGTTCTGTCAAGGCTGTATGGAGTTGCGTTGACGGTCACAGATACATCATGGACACTCAGTGCGCAGCCGCTACCAACCCAGGGTACACGATGAACTTAAGCAGCGGAGCGTTAGGGAGTGGTAATGGTGATGGAGTgatgtcagaggaggaggaacaggaggaggaggatggagaagagaAACCCAGCAGGAATGAAAGGACCCCAGTGGGTAGTATAAGCACTCTGGCTCAACACAGTCCACCTGCGGTCACAGCGCAGACTCAGAGCTCAGCGCTGGCTCACTGGACCAGTAACACTGAAG ATTTTACAGGTCATGACGAGGCGctgtctcctgctccagcccagctggaggacagggctgCTGACAGTGATCTGTCTGACAG GGTAATCTCCGAGGATGACTTTGAGGAGAGTAGAAAAGGAGTTTTATCAGACGATGAGTTGTTCGAGCCGTATTCGGACAAGAG AGCTCGCAGGGTGACCGTTCCCAACAAGAGAAGACGAAGCCCGGTCGCACCGGAGGAGCCCAAAATCAAAAAGAAACCCGGACCCAAACCTGGCTGGAAGAACAAGTTCAAACCTAAAGG agaggagctgccCAACATCTACAAGTGTCCATATCAGGGCTGTACAGCCGTCTATAGAGCTCCTGATGGTTTGAAG AAGCACATCAAGGAGCATCATGAGGAGGTGAGAGAGCGACCCTGCCCTCATCCTGGCTGCAACAAGGTTTTCATGATCGACCGCTACCTGCAGCGACACGTCAAGCTCATCCACACAG aggaGAGGAACTACATTTGTGACCAGTGCGGCCAAACCTTCAAACAGAGGAAACACCTTTCAGTTCACCAGATGAGACATTCAGGAGCCAAGCCACTACA aTGTGAGGTGTGTGGCTTCCAGTGTCGCCAGCGGGCGTCACTAAAGTACCACATGACCAAACACAAGGCAGAGGCCGACTTGGAGTTTGCGTGCCTGATGTGCGGGAAACGTTTCGAGAAGGCCCACAATCTGAACGTCCACATGTCTATGGTCCACCCGCTGACTCAGGCCGAGGCTCAGAGAggcagcagtcagcagcagcagccgccgctGTACTCCGACCTGCACACCATCACTCTGACCGGGGAGGTGGTTCAGCAAGACCAGGACAGATGA
- the znf276 gene encoding zinc finger protein 276 isoform X1 — MKKKSRRPRSSRTQTTVSGSEEKRPPGNRGRPRKTVPATTDSFHHDNTAKDEAGKLDLSVTSAENPQKHPESKSKSSAGRLSTAVCRLCHGKFSPRSLRHAFNTWPQDSIDIVDDESDAMAQSPLLFHTDFQRLVGVQLDRDPRLSEFICKKCHAKFYKCHSILIRFLQRVNLPPVGKENLKSQKLLKCPESSVSHGSTTPPSFTSDPKCLHSLVSWAHHHGEACRSCPDLKEVLEDQCWGSVKAVWSCVDGHRYIMDTQCAAATNPGYTMNLSSGALGSGNGDGVMSEEEEQEEEDGEEKPSRNERTPVGSISTLAQHSPPAVTAQTQSSALAHWTSNTEDFTGHDEALSPAPAQLEDRAADSDLSDRVISEDDFEESRKGVLSDDELFEPYSDKRARRVTVPNKRRRSPVAPEEPKIKKKPGPKPGWKNKFKPKGEELPNIYKCPYQGCTAVYRAPDGLKKHIKEHHEEVRERPCPHPGCNKVFMIDRYLQRHVKLIHTEERNYICDQCGQTFKQRKHLSVHQMRHSGAKPLQCEVCGFQCRQRASLKYHMTKHKAEADLEFACLMCGKRFEKAHNLNVHMSMVHPLTQAEAQRGSSQQQQPPLYSDLHTITLTGEVVQQDQDR, encoded by the exons atgaagaagaaaagcagacgTCCGAGGTCCAGCAGGACACAGACAACAGTGAGTGGCAGTGAGGAGAAGAGGCCGccaggaaacagaggaagaccTCGGAAGACTGTCCCTGCGACCACAGACAGTTTCCACCATGATAACACTGCAAAAGACGAGGCCGGCAAGTTGGACCTCAGTGTGACATCAGCtgaaaacccacaaaaacatcCCGAGAGCAAGTCCAAATCTTCAG CAGGTAGACTGTCAACCGCTGTTTGTCGGCTCTGTCATGGGAAGTTCTCTCCACGCAGCCTCCGGCACGCCTTCAACACGTGGCCTCAGGATTCCATTGATATTGTTGATGATGAGTCAGATGCCATGGCCCAGTCCCCCCTTTTGTTCCACACAGACTTCCAGCGACTGGTCGGGGTCCAGTTGGATCGTGACCCCCGGCTATCTGAGTTTATCTGCAAGAAATGCCACGCAAAGTTCTACAAGTGCCACAGCATCCTGATCAGGTTCCTGCAGAGAGTCAACCTCCCACCAGTTGGGAAAGAGAACCTGAAAAGCCA gaaGCTTCTGAAGTGCCCAGAGTCCTCAGTAAGCCATGGCTCAACAA CACCACCATCCTTTACCTCAGACCCTAAGTGCCTCCACAGCCTCGTGTCCTGGGCTCACCACCATGGAGAGGCCTGCCGCTCCTGCCCCGATCTGaaggaggtgctggaggaccAGTGCTGGGGTTCTGTCAAGGCTGTATGGAGTTGCGTTGACGGTCACAGATACATCATGGACACTCAGTGCGCAGCCGCTACCAACCCAGGGTACACGATGAACTTAAGCAGCGGAGCGTTAGGGAGTGGTAATGGTGATGGAGTgatgtcagaggaggaggaacaggaggaggaggatggagaagagaAACCCAGCAGGAATGAAAGGACCCCAGTGGGTAGTATAAGCACTCTGGCTCAACACAGTCCACCTGCGGTCACAGCGCAGACTCAGAGCTCAGCGCTGGCTCACTGGACCAGTAACACTGAAG ATTTTACAGGTCATGACGAGGCGctgtctcctgctccagcccagctggaggacagggctgCTGACAGTGATCTGTCTGACAG GGTAATCTCCGAGGATGACTTTGAGGAGAGTAGAAAAGGAGTTTTATCAGACGATGAGTTGTTCGAGCCGTATTCGGACAAGAG AGCTCGCAGGGTGACCGTTCCCAACAAGAGAAGACGAAGCCCGGTCGCACCGGAGGAGCCCAAAATCAAAAAGAAACCCGGACCCAAACCTGGCTGGAAGAACAAGTTCAAACCTAAAGG agaggagctgccCAACATCTACAAGTGTCCATATCAGGGCTGTACAGCCGTCTATAGAGCTCCTGATGGTTTGAAG AAGCACATCAAGGAGCATCATGAGGAGGTGAGAGAGCGACCCTGCCCTCATCCTGGCTGCAACAAGGTTTTCATGATCGACCGCTACCTGCAGCGACACGTCAAGCTCATCCACACAG aggaGAGGAACTACATTTGTGACCAGTGCGGCCAAACCTTCAAACAGAGGAAACACCTTTCAGTTCACCAGATGAGACATTCAGGAGCCAAGCCACTACA aTGTGAGGTGTGTGGCTTCCAGTGTCGCCAGCGGGCGTCACTAAAGTACCACATGACCAAACACAAGGCAGAGGCCGACTTGGAGTTTGCGTGCCTGATGTGCGGGAAACGTTTCGAGAAGGCCCACAATCTGAACGTCCACATGTCTATGGTCCACCCGCTGACTCAGGCCGAGGCTCAGAGAggcagcagtcagcagcagcagccgccgctGTACTCCGACCTGCACACCATCACTCTGACCGGGGAGGTGGTTCAGCAAGACCAGGACAGATGA